A genome region from Macaca fascicularis isolate 582-1 chromosome 3, T2T-MFA8v1.1 includes the following:
- the ATP6V1F gene encoding V-type proton ATPase subunit F encodes MAGRGKLIAVIGDEDTVTGFLLGGIGELNKNRHPNFLVVEKDTTINEIEDTFRQFLNRDDIGIILINQYIAEMVRHALDAHQHSIPAVLEIPSKEHPYDAAKDSILRRARGMFTAEDLR; translated from the exons ATGGCGGGGAGGGGGAAGCTCATCGCAGTCATCGGAGACGAGGACACGGTGACTGGTTTCCTGCTGGGCGGCATAGGGGAGCTTAACAAGAACCGCCACCCCAATTTCCTGGTGGTGGAGAAGGATACAACAATCAATGAAATCGAAGACACTTTCCG GCAGTTTCTAAACCGGGATGACATTGGCATCATCCTCATCAACCAGTACATCGCAGAGATGGTGCGGCATGCCCTGGACGCCCACCAGCACTCCATCCCCGCTGTCCTGGAGATCCCCTCCAAGGAGCACCCATATGACGCCGCCAAGGACTCCATTCTGCGCAGGGCCAGGGGCATGTTCACTGCTGAAGACCTGCGCTAG
- the SPMIP1 gene encoding protein SPMIP1, with the protein MSRQLNIDTLRQNFWKEEYLREKMLRCEWYRKYGSMVKAKQKAKAAARLPLKLPTLHPKAPLSPPPAPKSAPSKAPSPVPEAPFQSEMYPVPPVTRALLYEGISHDFQGRYRYLNTRKLDMPETRYLFPVTTSFTYGWQLGPPVKQELVSCKMCRIESFFRKNGAFALLDPRDLAL; encoded by the exons ATGTCACGGCAGCTCAACATAGACACGTTACGGCAGAACTTCTGGAAGGAGGAATATCTGAGGGAAAAGATGTTGCGCTGTGAATGGTACCGCAAGTATGGGTCGATGGTGAAGGCCAAGCAGAAGGCTAAGGCTGCAGCCCGCCTGCCCCTCAAACTGCCCACCCTGCACCCCAAAGCCCCACTCTCACCCCCACCCGCCCCCAAGTCAGCCCCTTCCAAGGCGCCCAGCCCTGTCCCAGAGGCTCCTTTTCAGTCAGAAATGTACCCAGTACCACCTGTCACCCGAGCCCTGCTGTATGAAGGCATCTCCCACGACTTCCAGGGGCGCTACCGCTACCTCAACACTCGAAAACTGGACATGCCAGAGACGCGATACCTCTTCCCCGTCACCACCAGCTTCACATACGGCTGGCAGCTGG GCCCCCCAGTGAAGCAAGAACTGGTCTCCTGCAAGATGTGCCGCATTGAGTCATTCTTCCGCAAGAACGGGGCCTTCGCACTGCTTGATCCCCGAGACCTGGCCCTCTGA